From Pandoraea vervacti, the proteins below share one genomic window:
- a CDS encoding PP0621 family protein, which produces MRNILLLLLLLIAGTWWMRHNERKRNAGRPGQNERMRTPPGGEGRTSARQSLPPAERMVRCSECDTYLPESESLAGAGGTHFCSAAHRDAYGARG; this is translated from the coding sequence ATGCGCAATATCCTGCTGTTACTGTTGCTCTTGATTGCCGGGACGTGGTGGATGCGTCACAACGAACGCAAGCGCAATGCCGGGCGTCCCGGGCAGAACGAACGCATGCGCACGCCGCCGGGCGGAGAAGGGCGCACGAGCGCGCGTCAGTCGTTGCCGCCCGCGGAGCGCATGGTGCGTTGCAGCGAGTGCGATACCTATCTTCCCGAGAGCGAGTCGCTGGCCGGCGCCGGCGGCACGCACTTTTGCAGCGCCGCGCATCGCGACGCGTATGGGGCGCGTGGGTGA
- the tpx gene encoding thiol peroxidase — MSQVTLGGNPIEVGGQFPQKGQTAPALKLVNAKLQDVTLDDFAGKRKVLNIVPSLDTPTCATSTRKFNEAAGKLENTVVLVISADLPFAMSRFCATEGLNNVVTLSTMRGRELLNNYGVEIKTGPLAGVAARAVVVLDAENRVVHAELVPEIKNEPNYDAALAALS; from the coding sequence ATGTCCCAAGTCACGCTCGGGGGCAACCCCATCGAAGTCGGCGGTCAATTCCCGCAGAAGGGTCAAACCGCACCGGCACTGAAGCTGGTCAACGCCAAGTTGCAGGACGTCACGCTCGACGACTTCGCGGGTAAGCGCAAGGTCCTCAATATCGTGCCGAGCCTCGACACGCCGACGTGCGCTACGTCGACCCGCAAGTTCAACGAAGCCGCGGGCAAGCTGGAGAACACCGTGGTGCTCGTGATCTCGGCCGACCTGCCGTTCGCCATGAGCCGCTTCTGCGCCACGGAAGGTCTGAACAATGTCGTCACGCTCTCGACCATGCGCGGCCGCGAGTTGCTCAATAACTATGGCGTCGAGATCAAGACCGGCCCGCTCGCCGGTGTGGCCGCACGTGCCGTGGTCGTGCTCGATGCCGAGAACCGTGTCGTGCACGCCGAGCTGGTACCGGAAATCAAGAACGAACCGAATTACGACGCCGCGCTCGCCGCGCTCTCGTGA
- a CDS encoding DUF3426 domain-containing protein produces MTQSSRVLATRCPHCHTVFRVVADQLKLRDGLVRCGHCREVFDGRAYLCDPPAEEQEAPANPDLVAPPDTAAHGSQPGVSNTTPAPSAGTAAGGDKPIPEMLTPTAIAALLGTPDESRAQMQHGPGRYMDDVDDDPTVLSAPTATPSRIETSSPDRSEAQRHPGAARAIWRVLMALAVIGLLGQWAWIERAALVDRVPALRGVFAAIGQPLHVTIGLPRVPDQIQISSVTLVTDTAGAAESVGAADSGDASASAVEATASDAVAAPDALAPTDAVPMTLTVFVRNQADYALAWPSLELTLSDLDGKPVVRRVFSANEYVAGASMREAGLAPRSERTIRLRLSAQAALASNYRVLAFYP; encoded by the coding sequence ATGACCCAGTCCTCGCGCGTTCTCGCCACCCGCTGCCCTCACTGTCACACGGTCTTTCGCGTCGTCGCGGATCAGCTCAAGCTGCGCGACGGCCTCGTGCGTTGCGGCCATTGCCGTGAGGTGTTCGACGGCCGCGCCTATCTCTGCGATCCGCCCGCCGAGGAACAGGAAGCGCCGGCGAACCCCGACCTTGTCGCGCCACCCGACACCGCAGCGCATGGGAGCCAGCCCGGCGTATCGAATACGACGCCTGCCCCGTCGGCGGGAACCGCGGCCGGCGGTGACAAGCCGATCCCGGAAATGCTCACGCCCACGGCCATCGCCGCCCTGCTTGGCACGCCCGACGAGAGCCGTGCGCAGATGCAGCACGGGCCGGGCCGTTATATGGACGATGTGGACGACGATCCCACCGTGCTGAGTGCGCCGACGGCAACGCCGTCTCGCATCGAAACGTCATCGCCCGATCGCAGTGAAGCCCAACGGCACCCGGGCGCCGCGCGCGCGATCTGGCGCGTGTTGATGGCGCTCGCCGTCATCGGCCTGCTCGGTCAGTGGGCATGGATCGAGCGCGCCGCCCTCGTGGATCGCGTACCGGCATTGCGCGGCGTGTTCGCGGCGATTGGCCAGCCTCTGCATGTGACGATCGGCTTGCCGCGTGTGCCGGATCAGATCCAGATTTCCAGCGTGACGCTCGTGACCGACACTGCGGGAGCGGCGGAATCGGTGGGAGCCGCGGATAGCGGCGATGCGTCGGCGTCCGCCGTCGAAGCAACGGCCAGCGATGCGGTGGCGGCGCCCGATGCGCTTGCCCCCACCGACGCAGTCCCGATGACGCTGACCGTCTTCGTGCGCAATCAGGCCGACTACGCGCTGGCGTGGCCGTCGCTCGAACTCACGCTCTCGGACCTCGACGGCAAGCCCGTGGTGCGTCGCGTTTTTTCAGCGAATGAATACGTCGCCGGGGCAAGCATGCGCGAAGCGGGTCTGGCGCCACGCAGCGAACGCACGATTCGGTTACGATTGTCGGCGCAGGCAGCGCTAGCCAGTAATTACCGGGTGCTCGCGTTCTATCCCTGA
- a CDS encoding histone H1-like repetitive region-containing protein, which yields MATTAKKKPAAKKAVAKKPVAKKAAAAKKPVAKKAVAAKKPAAKKAVAAKKPAAKKVAAKKPAAKKVAVKKVAAKKPVAKKAAVKKVAAKKPVAKKAAAKKVVAKKPAAKKAVAKKAAAKKPAAKKAVAAKKPAAKKAAAKPAAKKAAAKKPAAKKAAAKPAAKPAAAKKPAAKKPAAKKVAAKPAAAPAAPAAAPAAAKTTLNPAAAWPFPTGSRP from the coding sequence ATGGCTACTACTGCTAAGAAAAAACCCGCAGCAAAGAAGGCTGTTGCCAAGAAGCCGGTAGCGAAGAAGGCTGCTGCTGCCAAGAAGCCTGTCGCCAAGAAGGCTGTGGCTGCTAAGAAGCCGGCAGCGAAGAAGGCCGTTGCCGCCAAGAAGCCGGCAGCCAAGAAGGTCGCCGCCAAGAAGCCGGCAGCCAAAAAGGTTGCAGTGAAGAAGGTTGCCGCCAAGAAGCCGGTCGCCAAGAAGGCAGCAGTGAAGAAGGTCGCCGCCAAGAAGCCGGTCGCGAAGAAGGCAGCAGCGAAGAAGGTTGTCGCCAAGAAGCCGGCAGCCAAGAAGGCCGTCGCCAAGAAGGCAGCCGCTAAGAAGCCGGCCGCCAAGAAGGCTGTCGCTGCCAAGAAGCCGGCTGCGAAGAAGGCCGCTGCCAAGCCTGCTGCGAAGAAGGCTGCTGCGAAGAAGCCGGCTGCCAAGAAGGCTGCCGCCAAGCCTGCTGCGAAGCCTGCCGCTGCGAAGAAGCCTGCTGCCAAGAAGCCGGCCGCGAAGAAGGTTGCCGCCAAGCCTGCTGCTGCTCCTGCAGCACCGGCCGCTGCACCCGCAGCTGCAAAGACGACGCTGAACCCGGCGGCGGCATGGCCGTTCCCGACCGGCAGCCGTCCGTAA
- a CDS encoding membrane protein: MARFTTPLILIAAAASLSLSACTAFGPSNSASVYSSRQAQREQVVRMGTVESVRPVTIDSSNGDPGILGIAGGGALGAIGGSAIGGGRGSIATGIVGGLLGAVAGQAIESRVSKKAGLEITVRLDNGELRAITQDADEAFQPGQRVRLLSSGGVTRVTH; the protein is encoded by the coding sequence ATGGCACGATTCACCACACCGCTCATTCTCATCGCCGCAGCCGCGTCGCTCTCTCTGTCCGCCTGCACGGCGTTCGGTCCGAGCAACTCGGCAAGCGTCTACAGCAGCCGTCAGGCACAACGCGAACAGGTTGTGCGTATGGGCACGGTCGAATCGGTGCGTCCGGTCACGATCGACAGCAGCAATGGCGACCCCGGCATTCTCGGCATCGCCGGTGGCGGTGCGCTCGGCGCCATCGGCGGTAGCGCTATCGGTGGCGGCCGTGGTTCGATTGCGACGGGGATCGTCGGTGGTCTGCTCGGCGCAGTGGCAGGTCAGGCGATCGAGAGTCGCGTGAGCAAGAAGGCCGGGCTGGAAATCACCGTGCGCCTCGACAACGGCGAGTTGCGGGCCATTACGCAAGATGCCGACGAGGCGTTTCAGCCGGGTCAGCGCGTGCGTCTGCTCTCGAGTGGCGGCGTGACACGTGTGACGCACTGA
- the ampD gene encoding 1,6-anhydro-N-acetylmuramyl-L-alanine amidase AmpD, producing the protein MNASDNLPVFTLDTEGWIRQAERLPSPNFDGRPQNMPIGLLVVHNISLPPGQFGGDEIPAFFQNRLDHDAHPFFDEIRGVHVSSHFLVRRDGALQQFVSCDARAWHAGASSFEGRTRCNDFSIGVELEGTDDLPFTAAQYVTLAALTRVLRERYPIQAVAGHADIAPGRKTDPGPHFEWQRLRRMAALTPEALPFQPKD; encoded by the coding sequence ATGAACGCGTCGGACAACTTGCCGGTCTTCACGCTCGACACCGAAGGCTGGATCAGGCAAGCCGAGCGTCTGCCGTCGCCGAATTTCGATGGCCGTCCGCAGAACATGCCCATTGGCTTGCTCGTGGTGCACAACATTTCGCTGCCGCCCGGGCAATTCGGCGGCGACGAAATTCCTGCGTTCTTCCAGAATCGGCTCGATCACGATGCGCATCCGTTCTTCGACGAGATTCGTGGCGTGCACGTCTCATCGCACTTTCTGGTGCGGCGCGATGGTGCGTTGCAGCAGTTCGTGTCGTGCGATGCGCGGGCGTGGCACGCCGGGGCGTCGTCGTTCGAAGGACGCACGCGCTGCAATGATTTTTCCATCGGCGTTGAACTGGAAGGGACAGACGACCTGCCATTTACCGCCGCGCAATACGTGACGCTGGCGGCGCTCACCCGCGTTTTGCGCGAGCGTTATCCGATTCAAGCCGTGGCCGGGCATGCCGATATAGCACCTGGCCGCAAGACGGATCCGGGGCCGCATTTCGAATGGCAGCGACTGCGTCGAATGGCGGCATTGACGCCCGAGGCGTTGCCGTTCCAGCCCAAGGATTAA
- a CDS encoding ribonucleoside-diphosphate reductase subunit alpha: MQTNENLTRPNPTPATNAGSGTGASAPQTTGAFEPATNADFKVIRRNGAVVGFEPSKIAIAVTKAFLAVNGGQGAASARVRELVEQLTQNVVRALVRSRPNGGTFHIEDIQDQVELALMREGEHNVARAYVLYREKRSQERASAGEATQEAATPDTPVLHVTDNGVTRPLDMAALRNVVKAACENLGSEVTAEPILTETIKNLYDGVPLSQVYDSAILASRTLIEKEPAYSQVTARILMHTIRREILGEEVPQAEMAARYIEYFPRFIKQGVDAELLDEQLLSYDLGKLAAALDANRDLQFNYLGLQTLYDRYFLHIENHRIEMPQAFYMRVAMGLALNEVEREARAIEFYQILSSFDFMSSTPTLFNSGTRRSQLSSCYLTTVSDDLEGIYEALKENALLSKFAGGLGNDWTQVRALGSHIKGTNGKSQGVVPFLKVVNDTAVAVNQGGKRKGAVCAYLETWHLDIEEFLELRKNTGDDRRRTHDMNTANWIPDLFMKRVMEGGEWTLFSPSTCPDLHDKFGKAFEQAYTAYEEKAARGEIKLFKKVPAQALWRKMLGMLFETGHPWITFKDPCNIRSPQQHVGVVHSSNLCTEITLNTSETEIAVCNLGSVNLVAHLKQTANGYELDHEKLQRTIRVAMRMLDNVIDINYYAVAKARNSNLHHRPVGLGIMGFQDCLHLLRTPYASNAAVEFADRSMEAVCYYAYWASTELAKERGQYSSYKGSLWDRGILPQDSLKLLMEERGGYVDVDLSSTLDWDSLRKHIASHGMRNSNCVAIAPTATISNIIGVSACIEPTFQNLYVKSNLSGEFTVVNEYLVRDLKARGLWDEVMVADLKYFDGSLARIDRVPADLREIYATAFEVEPKWLVEAASRRQKWIDQAQSLNIYMAGASGKKLDETYKLAWTRALKTTYYLRTMAATHVEKSTVSHGALNAVPSSGGVSGGFSAEPTSPLAQPMPEAEGAVCTMRPGDPGFEECEACQ, from the coding sequence ATGCAGACTAACGAAAACCTCACCCGCCCGAACCCGACGCCCGCCACGAACGCTGGCAGCGGCACGGGTGCGTCGGCGCCCCAGACGACGGGCGCATTCGAGCCGGCAACCAATGCCGACTTCAAAGTGATTCGACGCAACGGCGCGGTGGTGGGTTTCGAGCCGTCGAAGATCGCGATCGCCGTGACCAAGGCGTTCCTCGCCGTGAACGGCGGTCAGGGTGCGGCTTCGGCGCGCGTACGCGAACTTGTGGAACAGTTGACGCAGAACGTCGTGCGCGCGCTGGTGCGCAGCCGCCCGAACGGCGGTACGTTCCACATCGAAGACATTCAGGATCAGGTCGAACTCGCGCTCATGCGCGAAGGCGAGCACAACGTGGCGCGCGCTTACGTGCTGTACCGCGAGAAGCGCTCGCAAGAGCGCGCGAGCGCGGGCGAGGCCACGCAAGAGGCGGCGACGCCCGACACCCCGGTGCTGCATGTCACCGATAACGGTGTGACGCGCCCGCTCGACATGGCGGCGCTGCGTAACGTGGTGAAGGCGGCCTGCGAAAACCTCGGCAGTGAAGTCACCGCCGAGCCGATCCTGACCGAAACCATCAAGAACCTGTACGACGGCGTGCCGCTGTCGCAGGTCTACGATTCGGCGATCCTCGCCTCGCGTACCCTCATCGAGAAGGAACCGGCTTACAGCCAGGTCACCGCGCGTATCCTGATGCACACGATCCGCCGCGAAATCCTGGGCGAAGAGGTGCCGCAGGCCGAGATGGCCGCGCGTTACATCGAATACTTCCCGCGCTTCATCAAGCAAGGCGTCGACGCCGAACTGCTCGACGAGCAACTGCTCTCGTACGACCTCGGCAAGCTGGCTGCCGCGCTCGATGCGAACCGCGACCTGCAATTCAACTACCTTGGCTTGCAGACGCTGTACGACCGTTACTTCCTGCACATCGAAAACCATCGCATCGAAATGCCGCAGGCCTTCTATATGCGTGTGGCGATGGGGCTGGCCCTGAACGAAGTCGAACGCGAAGCGCGTGCGATCGAGTTCTACCAGATCCTGTCGAGTTTCGACTTCATGAGCTCCACGCCGACGCTGTTCAACTCGGGCACGCGTCGCTCGCAGCTCTCGTCGTGCTACCTGACGACCGTCTCGGATGATCTGGAAGGCATTTACGAAGCGCTCAAGGAAAACGCACTGCTCTCGAAGTTCGCCGGCGGTTTGGGCAACGACTGGACCCAGGTTCGCGCGCTTGGCTCGCATATCAAGGGCACGAACGGCAAGAGCCAGGGCGTGGTCCCGTTCCTGAAGGTAGTCAACGACACGGCCGTGGCCGTGAACCAGGGTGGCAAGCGCAAGGGCGCGGTCTGCGCCTATCTGGAAACGTGGCACCTGGATATCGAAGAATTCCTGGAACTGCGCAAGAACACGGGTGACGATCGTCGCCGCACGCACGACATGAACACGGCGAACTGGATTCCCGATCTGTTCATGAAGCGCGTGATGGAAGGCGGTGAATGGACGCTGTTCTCGCCGTCGACCTGCCCGGATCTGCACGACAAGTTCGGCAAGGCGTTCGAGCAGGCCTACACGGCCTACGAAGAGAAGGCCGCGCGCGGTGAAATCAAGCTGTTCAAGAAGGTGCCGGCGCAAGCGCTGTGGCGCAAGATGCTGGGCATGCTGTTCGAGACCGGCCATCCGTGGATCACGTTCAAGGATCCGTGCAACATCCGCTCGCCGCAGCAACACGTTGGCGTGGTGCACTCGTCGAACCTGTGCACGGAAATCACGCTCAATACGAGCGAGACGGAAATCGCCGTGTGTAACCTCGGCTCGGTGAACCTCGTGGCTCACCTGAAGCAGACGGCCAACGGCTACGAGCTGGATCACGAGAAGCTGCAACGCACCATCCGTGTGGCGATGCGCATGCTCGACAACGTCATCGACATCAATTACTACGCGGTGGCGAAGGCGCGCAATTCGAACCTGCATCACCGTCCGGTGGGCCTGGGCATCATGGGCTTCCAGGACTGCCTGCACCTGCTGCGCACGCCGTACGCGTCGAACGCCGCCGTCGAGTTCGCCGACCGTTCGATGGAAGCGGTTTGCTACTACGCTTACTGGGCATCGACCGAGCTCGCGAAGGAACGTGGTCAGTACTCGTCGTACAAGGGCTCGCTGTGGGATCGTGGCATCCTGCCGCAAGACTCGCTCAAGCTGCTCATGGAAGAGCGCGGCGGTTACGTCGACGTCGACCTGTCGAGCACGCTCGACTGGGACAGCCTGCGCAAGCACATCGCTTCGCACGGCATGCGCAACTCAAACTGCGTGGCGATTGCCCCGACAGCGACCATCTCGAACATCATCGGCGTCTCGGCCTGTATCGAGCCGACGTTCCAGAACCTGTACGTGAAGTCGAACCTGTCGGGCGAATTCACGGTGGTCAACGAGTATCTGGTGCGTGACCTGAAGGCCCGCGGTCTGTGGGACGAAGTGATGGTCGCCGACCTGAAGTACTTCGACGGTTCGCTCGCGCGCATCGACCGCGTGCCGGCCGATCTGCGCGAGATCTACGCCACGGCGTTCGAAGTTGAGCCGAAGTGGCTGGTCGAGGCGGCGTCGCGTCGTCAGAAGTGGATCGATCAGGCGCAGTCGCTCAATATCTATATGGCGGGCGCCTCGGGCAAGAAGCTCGACGAGACGTACAAGCTGGCCTGGACGCGTGCGCTGAAGACCACGTACTACCTCCGTACGATGGCGGCCACGCACGTCGAGAAGTCGACGGTGAGCCATGGCGCGCTTAACGCGGTGCCGAGCTCGGGCGGTGTGTCGGGCGGCTTCTCGGCCGAACCGACCTCGCCGCTGGCCCAGCCGATGCCGGAAGCCGAAGGCGCGGTCTGCACGATGCGTCCGGGCGATCCGGGCTTCGAAGAGTGCGAGGCTTGCCAGTAA
- a CDS encoding ribonucleotide-diphosphate reductase subunit beta: MLNWEEDTTTAKPAAPAAPVAPAAPAPNILGTQDDTPHTIASQSTRRVSASDKRVINGTTDVNQLVPFKYKWAWEKYLAGCANHWMPQEINMSRDIALWKDPNGLTEDERRIIKRNLGFFVTADSLAANNIVLGTYRHITAPECRQFLLRQAFEEAIHTHAYQYIVESLGLDEAEIFNAYHEVASIRDKDEFLLPFIEVVADPSFKTGTQEADQKLLRSLIVFACIMEGLFFYVGFTQILALGRQNKMTGAAEQYQYILRDESMHCNFGIDLINQVKLENPNLWTPEFREEIRELFKKAVELEYRYAEDTMPRGVLGLNAGMFKSYLRFIANRRCAQIGLEALYPNEENPFPWMSEMIDLKKERNFFETRVIEYQTGGALSWD; the protein is encoded by the coding sequence ATGCTTAATTGGGAAGAAGACACCACTACCGCCAAGCCCGCTGCGCCCGCCGCTCCGGTGGCTCCGGCTGCACCTGCTCCGAACATTCTGGGCACGCAAGACGATACCCCGCACACGATCGCCTCGCAGTCGACGCGCCGCGTGAGCGCCTCGGACAAGCGCGTGATCAACGGCACGACAGACGTGAACCAGCTGGTGCCGTTCAAGTACAAGTGGGCATGGGAAAAGTATCTGGCCGGTTGCGCCAACCACTGGATGCCGCAGGAAATCAACATGTCGCGCGACATCGCCCTTTGGAAAGACCCGAACGGTCTGACCGAAGACGAGCGCCGCATCATCAAGCGTAACCTCGGCTTCTTCGTGACGGCAGACTCGCTCGCCGCCAACAACATCGTGCTGGGCACGTACCGCCACATCACCGCGCCCGAGTGCCGCCAGTTCCTGCTGCGCCAGGCGTTCGAAGAGGCGATCCACACGCACGCTTATCAGTACATCGTCGAGAGCCTCGGGCTGGACGAGGCCGAGATCTTCAACGCATATCACGAAGTGGCGTCGATTCGCGACAAGGATGAATTCCTGCTGCCGTTCATCGAAGTCGTGGCCGATCCGTCGTTCAAGACGGGTACGCAGGAAGCCGACCAGAAGCTGCTGCGTTCGCTGATCGTGTTCGCGTGCATCATGGAAGGCCTGTTCTTCTACGTCGGCTTCACGCAGATTCTGGCGCTGGGTCGTCAGAACAAGATGACCGGTGCTGCGGAGCAATATCAGTACATCCTGCGCGACGAGTCGATGCACTGCAACTTCGGCATCGACCTGATCAACCAGGTGAAGCTGGAAAACCCGAACCTCTGGACGCCGGAGTTCCGCGAAGAGATTCGCGAGCTGTTCAAGAAGGCCGTCGAGCTTGAGTATCGCTACGCTGAAGACACGATGCCGCGCGGCGTGCTGGGTCTGAACGCAGGCATGTTCAAGAGCTATCTGCGCTTCATCGCGAATCGTCGCTGCGCGCAAATCGGTCTCGAAGCGCTCTACCCGAACGAAGAAAATCCGTTCCCGTGGATGAGCGAGATGATCGACTTGAAGAAGGAACGTAACTTCTTCGAAACGCGAGTGATCGAGTACCAGACCGGTGGCGCACTGAGCTGGGACTAA
- a CDS encoding DUF1269 domain-containing protein, translating into MRRRMYFLLPDLASAQRTMSDLLLARIEERHIHFMARDEMDLEGLHEANLLQTSDIVHGAEAGLVIGGFCGLAVGAVAAFFPIVGTRPQWELMIVTAPLGALFGAWVSSMIGVSVPNSRLKAFREPMERGMILLMVDVRESRVDEIRDMLKEHHPEAHMEGVEAAIPAFP; encoded by the coding sequence ATGCGCAGACGGATGTATTTCCTTCTTCCCGATCTGGCGAGTGCCCAGCGCACGATGAGCGACTTGTTGCTCGCCCGCATCGAGGAGCGTCACATCCACTTCATGGCACGTGACGAAATGGACCTGGAGGGACTGCACGAGGCTAACCTGCTACAGACTTCCGACATCGTGCACGGCGCAGAGGCCGGGCTCGTGATCGGCGGCTTCTGTGGGCTGGCAGTCGGTGCAGTCGCCGCGTTTTTCCCCATCGTGGGCACGCGTCCCCAGTGGGAACTGATGATCGTGACGGCCCCCCTCGGTGCCCTGTTCGGGGCCTGGGTGTCGAGCATGATCGGGGTTTCCGTGCCGAATTCGCGGCTCAAGGCATTTCGTGAGCCGATGGAGCGCGGCATGATCCTGCTCATGGTCGATGTGCGCGAGAGCCGTGTGGACGAGATTCGCGACATGCTCAAGGAGCATCACCCCGAGGCGCATATGGAAGGCGTCGAGGCAGCCATTCCGGCGTTCCCGTGA
- the prmA gene encoding 50S ribosomal protein L11 methyltransferase: protein MYRELVVEVARAQAEALSDALLDLGVLSVSVEDADADTPDEQPMFGEPGLTPPDTAWQRSRVVALVGEDQDAAVLLAAAVNELGLAESPAFTLRDVEEQDWVRLTQSQFEPMQIGQRIWVVPSWHDAPDTDALILELDPGLAFGTGSHPTTRLCMEWLEQHVQAGESLLDYGCGSGILAILARKCGADPVIGIDIDPQAVESARYNSERNHAPVEYGLPDDLRDGQFNIVVANILSNPLKLLASMLTSRVAPGGRLALSGVLERQADEVIAAYAPYMKMSVWRAHDGWVCLHGQASG from the coding sequence ATGTATCGCGAACTCGTCGTAGAAGTTGCCCGCGCGCAGGCCGAGGCCCTGTCGGACGCCCTGCTCGATCTGGGCGTGCTGTCGGTCTCGGTGGAAGACGCGGACGCCGACACGCCCGACGAGCAACCGATGTTCGGCGAGCCGGGTCTGACCCCGCCCGACACCGCGTGGCAGCGCTCGCGCGTGGTGGCGCTGGTGGGCGAAGATCAGGACGCCGCCGTGTTGCTCGCGGCGGCGGTCAACGAACTGGGGCTTGCCGAGTCCCCTGCCTTCACATTGCGTGACGTGGAGGAGCAGGATTGGGTACGCCTGACGCAATCGCAGTTCGAGCCGATGCAGATCGGCCAGCGGATCTGGGTCGTGCCGTCGTGGCACGACGCCCCGGACACCGACGCCCTCATTCTCGAACTCGATCCCGGCCTGGCTTTCGGCACCGGTAGCCATCCGACCACGCGCCTTTGCATGGAATGGCTCGAACAGCACGTGCAGGCCGGCGAGTCGCTGCTCGACTATGGTTGCGGCTCGGGCATTCTGGCAATTCTCGCGCGCAAGTGCGGCGCCGACCCGGTCATCGGCATCGACATCGACCCGCAAGCCGTGGAATCCGCCCGTTACAACAGTGAACGCAACCACGCCCCGGTCGAATACGGTCTGCCCGACGACTTGCGCGATGGCCAGTTCAATATCGTGGTCGCGAACATTCTGTCGAACCCGCTCAAGTTGCTCGCGTCGATGCTGACGTCGCGCGTCGCACCGGGCGGCCGGCTTGCACTGTCCGGCGTGCTGGAGCGGCAGGCTGACGAAGTGATCGCGGCTTACGCGCCCTATATGAAGATGTCGGTCTGGCGCGCTCACGACGGCTGGGTCTGCCTGCACGGGCAGGCCTCAGGCTAA
- a CDS encoding carbohydrate kinase family protein: MTTVICGSLAYDNIMTFEGRFGEHILPDQVHILNVSFLVPTMRRNFGGCAGNIGYSLKLLGGTPVVMATVGEDGAAYLERFQSLGMTTEFVRTVTDSMTANAMITTDLDNNQITAFHPGAMMFSARNRVADAKGATLGIVAPDAPDAMLTHAEGFAEAGVPFVFDPGQGLPLLTPEALRRMVELATYLAVNDYEAKLLSTKTGLSMEDLQSRVEALVVTRGEHGAQIFAGGKQHDIPAVTAKRVVDPTGCGDAFRGGLLYGIEKGLDWPTTGRLASLMGSLKIAEQGPQTYAPTRSEIEAQYEEAFGHRFE; the protein is encoded by the coding sequence GTGACTACCGTGATCTGCGGCTCGCTGGCCTACGACAACATCATGACGTTCGAAGGCCGCTTCGGCGAACACATCCTGCCTGATCAGGTGCACATCCTGAACGTCAGCTTCCTCGTGCCGACAATGCGCCGCAACTTCGGCGGCTGCGCCGGCAATATCGGCTACAGCCTGAAACTGCTCGGCGGCACGCCCGTCGTCATGGCCACAGTCGGCGAAGATGGCGCGGCATACCTGGAGCGTTTCCAGTCGCTCGGCATGACCACGGAATTCGTGCGCACGGTCACGGACAGCATGACGGCCAATGCGATGATCACGACCGATCTGGACAACAACCAGATCACCGCCTTCCATCCTGGCGCGATGATGTTCTCCGCGCGCAACCGCGTGGCCGATGCCAAGGGCGCCACGCTAGGCATCGTCGCCCCGGACGCCCCGGACGCCATGCTCACCCACGCCGAAGGCTTCGCCGAAGCCGGCGTGCCCTTCGTCTTCGATCCGGGGCAGGGCCTGCCGTTGCTCACCCCTGAGGCACTGCGTCGCATGGTGGAACTCGCAACGTATCTTGCGGTCAACGACTACGAAGCCAAGCTCCTCAGCACGAAGACTGGACTGTCGATGGAAGACCTCCAGTCGCGTGTCGAGGCACTTGTCGTCACGCGCGGAGAGCACGGGGCCCAGATCTTCGCCGGCGGCAAGCAACACGACATTCCTGCCGTGACCGCCAAGCGTGTCGTCGACCCCACCGGGTGCGGCGACGCCTTCCGTGGTGGTTTGCTCTATGGCATCGAGAAGGGCCTCGACTGGCCGACCACTGGCCGCTTGGCCAGCCTGATGGGTTCGCTCAAGATCGCCGAGCAGGGCCCGCAGACCTATGCACCCACACGCTCGGAAATCGAAGCGCAATATGAAGAAGCGTTCGGCCACCGCTTCGAGTGA